The Gemmatimonadales bacterium genome segment GCTTGTACTCAGGGAACTGGGCATGAAGCGAATCTGACACCGAGTTTATTCGTGTAGCAACCGCCCCAATAACCCAATGGTTGCTGATATGGTGGCCAGGTCTTGTGCTTGCGATCTGGCCAATCAACGAGTCACTGGCCCGCTGTTCCAGCGATATCAGGAAGGGCACCCCAACGTACAGTGTGTCTCGTGCGGTATCGGCCGCAGCGCTAGCGGCGACAATAAGTATCGGAGAAGAAACCTGAGACGGTCGGTAGGTGACGACTGCCGTTCCGGTCGCACCCGTGTTCGGTGACGTATTGGACAGTGCACCTATTGGCTTGGCGGCGCCCGTGTTGTGTAGGTGCCCAAACGACGAGTCGATTGACGCACCTGCGCTATCAAACCCTAGGAGAGACAATGACACGCTCCTGTTCAGGAGGGTCACACCACCGGAATCAACCTTGACCGCGATTCGGATCGAATCCGGCCAGGGTTGACCGTCCCACAATGGCTTAGGCCCATGTTTGGATTCCGGAATGTTGCGAGGGAAGACAACGGCGTTGCCGTTGACTACGAGCGCAGCGGGAGGCAAGTACGACAGCACCACCCGAACGTTAACCAAGGTTGTAATCGTCACTGCATAGGCGACATAGTCGAGATTGGCTGGTGTTAGAACGATAGTCGATATCGACCCAGACAAGGTCTTGGTATCCGGGACGTTGACTCCCGGCACTCCGCTACCGCTAAAAAAGACACTATCGACCGGCGTACCGGTTGAGTCATAGGCAACCGCCTTGTTCCCCGCGTACGTAGGATCCTGAATGTTGATTTCGGCCCCAGTGATTGGCGTTGGGAACGAGAGCGTTATTGGATAGGACTGTCCCGTGCCGGAGCCGCTCTGGAAGGTTGGGGGTCCAAACGGCGCCCCAGCGAAGTAAGGCGTCGCCGTCCAGGCGCTAACCCCGCAGAAACCGGTCTCATCATCAATGTCGCAGACTTGCGACACGCTTGCTCCGGGGGCCCGCATCGGCCGCTGGCCGGACGGCGCCATCCAAGGCCTGACGGCGCGTACCACCCGGGCATTGCCGGTAACACCTTGGGTGAGCTTCAGTACAGCCTCGCTAGGGCCCCGAGTGCCGCGCTGCATCCAGTAGGAAACCGATGCTGAGGAGCTGCTCGTAAACGAGTGAACCAGAATGCTGCGTGGAAGCGCTGCTAGCGTGACTTCCTGCCTCTTGCCGTCCACATCGATGACAAGCACGGCGGTTCCTGCAACGGCGGCTAGGGCGATCGACGAAGTGCTAAGGATAACTGAGTCCCCCGAGCTGCCCTCGACCTCAAACCGCGCGAGGGGGATCAACGTACCGGCGGAATCCCGTTTCTCAACAGCCGACGCCAATACCCTCCCATCCTCAACCACCAGACACGCCGCCGAGCACTCCGCAATCAGAGTGGTGAGCTCGGGGGGCTGAGACGGATCGACCCGCGGCGGCGCGACCGTCTCTCCGCAGCCCACAAGCACCAGCGCCGTGCACACTATCGCCCAACGTATCCAGAGGGGTCGTTGCATCGCAGTCGCCTTCCGCTGTTTGTTCTGTCGGGACTAGGCGTCAGATGCCCATTGAGCGCTTCGCATCTAACGAGAGTCGCGCAGATTGTGCCCCGCACGACCGCCCTCAACCAAGGAGTGTACCATGCAAGCTACGGAGGAATGAAAATCGGTCAAGCGTCAAACACGCAAGAAAATGGTCAGAACGCGCAATCGCCTTATGTGCACCTAGCTGGGCGCCAGGCGTGCATTCGCAACAACGGGGCACGCAACAATCAGGTAACGCCACGCGAGAAATACCAATAGAACCCACGATTGGCGGGCAATGGCAGTTTGCAGTAACATCTCCGCAGGTAGCCGTCACTCAGACGAATCGATGTACCTGAAGCACCTCCGCGCCCCTAGGTGACAAACCCCTTGGGGCAAACTCTTTTGTTCGCAATCGCAACCGTGAGCCAGGCAATGGAATGGCGTCCCCAGTTCTCCAGACGTCTCGAAACACTCTTGATTGTCGAGGCGTCTTGCCCGGCGGATCTCGTTCCGTTCTTTGAGTGGGCAATTGACAATGCCCGAAATAGCCCCAGTGTACGGGATATGGCTGCTGCGGCCGCCATCAAGCCAAGGGCACTGGAGTACCGGTTCGCTGCGCATCGGGTCATGCGGCCCGGCAAAGTGCTGTGGTGGGCCAGAATCCTACATGCAGTGGATCTTCTTGGACGCACGACCCTTACCGCCGACGACGTCGCGATGATCTGTGGCTACAGCTCGAGCGCAGTTCTCTCGAAGGGCCTACGTCGAGTGGGACTGCGAGTCCGAGAAGTACGCTCCAAAGATGGCTTTCGATTGGCTCTACAGAATTTTAGGGCGTCGCTCCAGCATGGTTCGCATGGCGGACCCACCGTAACTTGATCGATCGCTACTGCTCCGCACCTAAGCAGAATCAACCGAAAGCATACCGTAAGGCCAAATGGCCCTATCCGATATCGCCCTCCCTCAACGTGGAGCCGAAGAAGGTGAGACAATGAATTCCCCCCGAGACCTGAGACCTCCTCTCAGCAAGACGGAGTTGGAGGAG includes the following:
- a CDS encoding helix-turn-helix transcriptional regulator, yielding MEWRPQFSRRLETLLIVEASCPADLVPFFEWAIDNARNSPSVRDMAAAAAIKPRALEYRFAAHRVMRPGKVLWWARILHAVDLLGRTTLTADDVAMICGYSSSAVLSKGLRRVGLRVREVRSKDGFRLALQNFRASLQHGSHGGPTVT